One Aphelocoma coerulescens isolate FSJ_1873_10779 chromosome 22, UR_Acoe_1.0, whole genome shotgun sequence genomic window, TCCTTCCAGCCACATCTGGCCAGAGGATGAACCCCCTGGAGcctcatcccttccctccagccacaTCTGGCCAGAGGATGAACCCCCTGGAGCCCCattccttccctccagccacATCTGGCCAGAGGTTGGACTCCCTGGAgccccatcccttccctccagagGATGAACCCCCTGGAGCCCTCCCTCTGCACTCCCTGGTGCCCCTGAGCTGCCCTCAGGGGACGTccgaagcaaaaaaaaaatcccatttacaGAACTTTTTAAACCTTCTAATAAAAGCAAATCAAGCTGGCACGAAAAAGAGGAATAAACTGCAACTCTTGAGGAGGGGTGGGGAGAAAAATATAaagcaacaaaaaccaaacttaCTTCAATTAAATGCTTCACTACCCAACACTCCAAAGCACTCTATGTTCTTACATCCAATGTCCAGTACAGACAACACTACAAGGAAAATTAAGGGTTTACGTTTGGGGGCTGGAATGGAGGTGCTGCTCCTcgctctgctgcagcctggcagggacaggctggcagggagagccTGGCACCAGCATGGGACATGCTGGGACCGTCCCAGCTCCCTGACCCAAAGGGTTTGGACAAAGCTCTGGGGCCTCAGGACAAAGTGATGCTGCCCCAACGTGCTCCAAAAAAAAGCTCGTTTTGAGGGAAATGGGAATTAACTCCATAAAAAAATGCTGGCTGTGGGTGGCTGGCAGCAAAAATCCGGAGTGCCAAGGGACTCTGGGGGTAGGGAATGCAcagcccaggtgcaggacctgcaTTTTCCAGCTTTGCCCAACGAGGCAAGGAGGACAAAGTCAAAGCAAGCTGGATGCAACTTCCCTGGGAAAGCAGAAGAGAGGGGGATAAAGGATGTGGCTGGGGGAGAGGGAACCCCTGCACTGCCACGGTGACCCTCACTCCAGCACAAAGCTGCCTCCACTCAGGAGCTGATCTGCCCTAAAAAAGGACTTACGAGATTCTTCCAAAGGGAGCGAAGGCTGCTTTGATGTCTTCAGTTGTGATTTCGGGGCTGAGGTCTCCAACAAAGACGTGGAAATGGTCTTtgggggaagaagagaaaggaggGTTCAGTGGCTGAAGTGAAGAAATGAAGTGCTTTActctgagcagagcagaggaaagaAACTCTTCTACAAAGCCCTTTATTAAAGCTCCAGCTGCTATTCAAAATACATTgttaaaaagcacaaaaataccTATTAGACACCACAAAAACCCATCCTGGATGCTACAGGAAGAGCAGAGTTCGCTGTGGAACAGaattcctgctgttcctgacaGCCCCTGCGCTTGGCAGTGCCACAAGGCCGTGATTTGAAGGGCACACATTTGGATCTCGAATTTTTACAATCTGCTTTTAAGGCCTGCCAGCATTTACTGCACAAATCTGAGATTATTTACACTTGGTGTGCCCAGTCCCCAGGAAAATCTCTCTGTCTCCCTGGGCCAGCATTAAGCTGTGATGTGGAATCCTGCAAtggtggggtgggaagggatttaaacccatccagtgccaggggcagggacacctcccactgccccaggctgctccagcctggccttgggcactgccagggatggggcagctgcagTGAGCCAGGACTGAAGGTGTCAGGATGGAAAGAGGGATCCCTTCCTGATGAAAACAGGCACAAAAGGCCTGAATCCGAGGAGTTTTCCATCCCAATCCTACAGTGTGTGGCCCAGACTGAGCTGTGCCACAGCAGGCACCAACCTCTCCACTCTGCTTGGGCACTGACAGGGTTTAGCCCCATCGGCCTGAAATTCCAAGATTTTCTGCACAGAAATAGTTGGGAGTGATGGAACCTGTTTTGGAAGGAGCCTGGATGCTGccaaggagcagcagccctgctgggagATGCTGAATGTGCCTCAAAAAGCACAGAATGAGCCTTTGGGGCTTAAATCACAACTGCCCTGGTACCAAACAGCCACGGGTTTGCACCAACCCGAAACTCTGGACACCAAATCCCTTCCTGATGCTACAGGGAAATGAAAGGGAAGTCtttccataaaaaaataaatggaaaacaaacccaaaccccccaaacttaGCTTCAGGGACCACCCTGGAGATCCACCATTTGCTGTTGAAGAAGACACAATTAATTACCTTGTGAACACTGTGCGAACCTGATGGCAAAGATCAGATTTGCCCTGAAGTTTAATTAACACAAACACAATAAATAATTAGGATTCCAATCAGAACcattcccacagagctctgcgtGGTGCATTTCTGTTTAAGAACTTGCACAGCTCGGGGCACAGGTGACACTGAGCCAAGGTTTTAAAAGGTTGAAATTTTAGCTAAGAGTTAGAAGAAATTGGCATTAATTAAGACACAaagtagaaaaacaaaagataagTTAATGATTATTAGATGCCTAAGCTAGAGCCAAGTGATGCATTATTTGCCATgatattttaaagttttgtttCTAGAAGGAAACAGAATGAATGAACTGTCATCAAAAGAAATTGAAACTAACAGAACCAAGAACAGCACCTGGGGCTTGTAACAATTAATCAAAAGTAGGAGATCCTGGGCTGTGCCAAGAGGTCATGAAGGCAAGGAGGTAAAAAGGTCACGGTGAGGAAGACGTTCCTGACTTCATCGAGAGCACTGACCCAATTTGAGAGAGAAACTGCTCATAATGACCTCATTTGCATATAAAGGGAGGTGCTGGGGCCACACAAACCTGGAGTGAGTAACAACCAGAGAACAGAGAACCTGGCACTCGGCTGGCACGTCCCATGCTGCTCCCATGCCACCTGCCAGTGCCTGGATAAACACCCCACTGTCTAACTTTAATTAGAGGGGCTTTTGTCCGTGGATATCGGGATTTAACCAATCAACACTTACTGCTGGTGTCTTTCTTCTGGCTGCTGGGGGTGGTGGCCCAGTTCACTTTGACCTCCTGCAAATGGGAATCACACATCAGGTTTGGTAAATCCCAAAAAGGTCAGACACATCCAGTGCTTAGTTCTGACTTTACAGGGCCCCCCCCCAGGTGCAAGGCTGGGGTTAAAACTCAAGTTTAAGACGTTTTTCTAGGGAgagggtttgtttttaaattaacaggggctgaggggtgctcacctggagaagggaaagatccagggagagctcagaaccccttgcagggcctaaaggggctccaggagagctggagagggactggggacaagggatgaagggacaggacacagggaatggcttccagaTGTCTTTGGGGTGAGCGTGAAGAGGATGGGGATAGACCCTtatcagtggtgcccagtgacagggtAAGGGGCAAGGACTGAAACATGggaagttccacctcaacatgaggaaaataagaaggaaaataagaaggaaaatatGAGGGAAAACTTTCCTTTGAGGCCTGGGACAGGCTGTGgcatctccttccctgcaaacaCCAAAACCCTGCCTGGACACGACCCTGTGCATCCTGATCTGAATGGACCTCAGGACGGGATCATCTCcggaggtgccttccaaccccaCCCACTCTGGAATTCTGAGATTTTTCTCCAAGTTccacatccccagctccctctgaaCTCCTCCCAGCACCCTGAACTCCTGCTCCCGACACCCGAACCTCTCCCGACACTCTGAACTCCTCCTTCCGACACTCTGAACTCCTGCTCCCGACACTCTGAACCTCTCCCGACACTCTGAACTCCTCCTCCCGACACTCCGAACCTCTCCCGACACTCTGAACCCCTCCCGACACTCTGAACCTCTCCCGACACCCTGAACTCCTCCTCCCGACACTCTGAACCCCTCCCAGCACCCTGAACTCCTCCTCCCGACACTCTGAACCTCTCCCGACACTCTGAACTCCTCCTCCCGACACTCTGAACCTCTCCCGACACCCTGAACTCCTCCTCCCGACACTCTGAACCTCTCCCGACACTCTGAACTCCTCCTCCCGACACTCTGAACCTCTCCCGACACTCTGAACTGCTCCTCCCGACACTCCGAACCCCTCCCGACACTCTGAACCTCTCCCGACACTCTGAACCTCTCCCGACACTCTGAACTCCTCCTCCCGACACTCTGAACTCCTCCTCCCGACACTCTGAACTCCTCCTCCCGACACTCTGAACTCCTCCTCCCAACACTCTGAACCTCTTCCGACACTCTGAACCTCTCCCGACACTCCGAACCTCTCCCGACACTCCGAACCTCTCCCGACACTCCGAACCCCTCCCGACACTCCGAACCCCTCCCGACACTCTGAACTCCTCCTCCCGACACTCTGAACTCCTCCTCCCGACACTCTGAACCTCTCCCGACACTCCGAACTCCTCCTCCCGACACTCTGAATTGTTCCTCCCAGCACGCTGAACTCCTCCTCCCGACACTCTGAACCTCTCCCGACACTCTGAACTCCTCCTCCCAGTCACATCCCATCAAGCTCTCCACCCCAAACGAAGAGTCCCCATGGCCCGCAGCGGGATGTGCCCCTGGAAGGCCGCAGGGCCCCTGGCCCAGCCCGTGTGGCAGCCCAAACTCACCCCGGGCCATGGCAGCTTACCTTACCCATTATCTTCCTGCCGTTCATGGCGGCCAGCGCGGCGGCCGCGTGCCGGTGCTCGTAGAACTCCACGAAGCAGTAGGGATCATTCCCAGCTGTCTGAGACAGGAAACGAGCCCGGGATTAGGGATACAAACCCGGACTCCggctgctctgctcagcctcTGATTGCTGACACCTCCACAGCCCCGTGTGGACAGGTTTTCTGACTCTACAGGGAGAGTTTTCTTACTCTTACTCTACTACCAATGCTCCCAGAGGTTTCAATTCCGCTTTAGAAAGGTAAAATTACGGTGAAAAATTTGTAAAACCTCATTTACAACCTCCCCGTGATTTAATGAATTCATTGCCCCTCTCCATGTCCACCCATCCTTAAATTGACCACCAGGCATGTGGCAGAAATGATGCCAAGAACACCTGACTGCATCTCCAGATTTATTTAAGGTGGCTGTGTGTTTCCAGAGGAATTCCCAGACCCACAAGCACAGCCTGGagccagcagctctcaggaACAGGGGAATCAGAGGATTCAGGCTCTTACATCCATGATCATCTTGCAGTTCTTGCAGGGTCCGATCTGACTGAAGAGCTGGAGGATCAGAGCCTCGGTCACGTCCCTGGAGAGGTTCCCCACGTACCTGAGGGTCAAACACAGGGATGGACACGGATGTTGGACATGCTGGAACCTGGGGAGGGGCCTGGGATaagggatggagagacaggaaaagggggaatggcttcccagtgctggGGGGCTGGGTGAGATGGGATAAGGGGAAGgaatgagggtggggaggggctgggctggaattcccagagcagctgtggctgcccctggatccctggaagtgcccaaagccaggctggagacccctgggacagcaggaggtgtccctgcccatggcaggggtggcactgggtgggtttaatgtcccttcccacccaaatcattccatgatccCATGACTCCATGAACTCGACCTTCCAAACTGATTTCCCAGTACAGACTCCAGTTCCCACATCCCTACACCCATTTACTTCCCAGTACAGAAACTCCAGTTCCCATATCCCTACACCCATTTACTTCCCAGTAGACTCCAGTTCCCACATCCCTACACCCATTTACTTCCCAGTACAGAAACTCCAGTTCCCATATCCCTACACCCATTTACTTCCCAGTACAGACGCCAGTTCCCACATCCCTACACCCATTTACTTCCCAGTACAGACTCCAGTTCCCATATCCCTACACCCATTTACTTCCCAGTACAGACTCCAGTTCCCACATCCCTACACCCATTTACTTCCCAGTACAGAAACTCCAGTTCCCATATCCCTACACCCATTTACTTCCCAGTACAGAAACTCCAGTTCCCATATCCCTACACCCATTTACTTCCCAGTACAGACGCCAGTTCCCACATCCCTACACCCATTTACTTCCCAGTACAGACTCCAGTTCCCATATCCCTACACCCATTTACTTCCCAGTACAGACTCCAGTTCCCACATCCCTACACCCATTTACTTCCCAGTACAGACTCCAGTTCCCACATCCCTACACCCATTTACTTCCCAGTACAGAAACTCCAACTCCCATATCCCTGCACCACCACCCCTTCCTGAGCACCACTTcccagctgccccagcagctcaggctggTGTTTATCCACGTTCTTCACAACATTTGGTCGGTTCCTCCCAAAGCCCTCAGGTTTTGGAAGCACCAGATCTGCCTGGAATAACCGAGGGCCAACGTGCTTGGGGGCACACATTCCCAATTCGGGCATGCATCAGCCTCCTCAAGCACAaccacatcccaaatccccactcCCACCTGGGATTTTGGCTTCCTTGGCCACGAAGCCCATTCGTGACCCAcgggtggctgctgctgttgttgttgttgagcCCAAGTCACGGGATTTTTATAAAAAGCCCAGCGAGAAACCTCAGCCCCCGAGGTGTGGCCGCAGCTTCCCGCAGAGGAACGTCCCACGGGAAACCTCTGCCACGGGAATCCCGGCCAAAACACCTGCAGTGccccctgagctgctgccagaggggcAAAGGGGCTGTCAGGAAACCACCAGGAGCggatccaggctctgctcacgctcctgctgctgccaccaggccGGGAAGGTTGGGTCACgcagggaatgtgggaaggagACAGAGTTTTG contains:
- the TIA1 gene encoding cytotoxic granule associated RNA binding protein TIA1 isoform X3, with product MWNLEKNLRIPEWVGLEGTSGDDPVLRSIQIRMHRVVSRQGFGVCREGDATACPRPQRKVFPHIFLLIFLLIFLMLRWNFPCFSPCPLPCHWAPLIRVYPHPLHAHPKDIWKPFPVSCPFIPCPQSLSSSPGAPLGPARGSELSLDLSLLQEVKVNWATTPSSQKKDTSNHFHVFVGDLSPEITTEDIKAAFAPFGRISDARVVKDMATGKSKGYGFVSFFNKWDAENAIQQMGGQWLGGRQIRTNWATRKPPAPKSTYETNTKQLSYDEVVTQSSPSNCTVYCGGVTSGLTADAPDLLPLRANHGDPSVPG